In Thermococcus chitonophagus, the genomic stretch TATCGCTCATGCTCTAAGTTACTCAGCCAGAATTTAATAATTGCTGTGCAAAAAATTTACACGATATGAGTCCTTAAAATACTTTTGGGAGATCCACTTAACACCCAATTTAGTAACACAAAAGGTTTATATACCTTTCGGTATCCGTAGTTATATTGAGAAGGGTTCTTGGACCGCCGGCGGGGGTGTTGGGGTGAGTAAGCAAAGAGTTTGTCCTGTTTGTGGATCAACCGAGTTCATTTATGACCCCGAAAGGGGAGAAATCGTCTGTGCAAGGTGTGGTTACGTAATTGAAGAGAACATTATCGACATGGGACCAGAATGGAGAGCGTTTGACGCTTCTCAGCGTGAAAGAAGGTCAAGAACAGGAGCTCCAGAGAGCATACTTCTCCACGACAAGGGACTATCCACGGATATAGGTATTGACAGGTCTTTGACTGGGCTAATGAGGGAAAAGATGTACAGGCTTAGGAAGTGGCAGTCAAGGCTTAGGGTCAGCGATGCAGCAGAGAGGAACCTCGCGTTTGCATTAAGTGAACTCGACAGGATTACCGCCCAGTTGAAGTTGCCAAAACACGTTGAGGAGGAGGCTGCAAGGCTGTATAGGGAGGCCGTGAGGAAGGGACTAATAAGGGGAAGATCAATCGAGAGCGTTATAGCTGCCTGTGTATATGCAGCCTGTAGATTGTTGAAAGTTCCCAGGACCTTAGATGAGATATCGGACATAGCAAGAGTAGAGAAGAAGGAGATTGGAAGGAGCTACCGTTTCATCGCAAGGAACCTGAATTTAACTCCCAAGAAGCTCTTCGTTAAGCCAACAGATTACGTTAATAAGTTTGCAGATGAGCTCGGGCTGAGCGAGAAGGTTAGAAGGAGGGCTATAGAAATCCTTGAAGAGGCCTACAGGAGGGGCCTCACAAGCGGAAAGAGCCCGGCTGGATTGGTTGCTGCCGCCCTCTACATAGCATCGCTCCTTGAAGGGGAAAAGAGAACCCAAAGGGAAGTTGCCGAGGTCGCAAGGGTTACTGAGGTTACCGTAAGAAACAGATACAAAGAACTTGTGGAGAAGCTCGGAATTAAAGTTCCCGTTACATAGCATGCCTTTCTCTTTATACCCTGTTAAGTAATGAATGGAATATTCTGGCGCCGGGGCGGGGATTTGAACCCCGGTGGGCGAACGCCCACGGGCTCTCCAGGCCCGCGCCTTCCCTGGCTAGGCTACCCCGGCATGCCCATATTAAATAGAATTAGAGGGATTATAAACCTTCAGGATATGAGCTCAATCTCAATTGTAACATCCTCAGGAACGCGAATTCTCATGATCTGTCTCATAGCCCTCTCATCAGCCTCGATGTCGATGAGCCTCTTGTGTATCCTGAGCTCCCACCTATCAAAGGTTGCTGAACCTTCCCCGTCAGGGCTCTTCCTTGTTACGATCCTTATCCTCTTGGTTGGCAGTGGTATTGGCCCGCTCATTCTAACTCCAGTCCTCTCTGCTATCTGCCTTATCTGATTTGCAACCTCCTCAAGGGAGCGGACGTTAGTGCTTGCAAGCTTGATCCTCGCTTTTTGCATAAAAATCACCTCAAGAGAATTAAAGAAGGGAGAAGAGATCACTCACCCTTCTGGATTGAGATTACCATACCAGCAGCGACGGTCATACCCATGTCTCTGATAGCGAACCTACCGAGCTGTGGGATCTCCTTGACGGGCTCAAGGACAACTGGCTTCATTGGCCTGAGGACAACGATAGCTGAGTCACCAGTCTTG encodes the following:
- a CDS encoding transcription initiation factor IIB, giving the protein MSKQRVCPVCGSTEFIYDPERGEIVCARCGYVIEENIIDMGPEWRAFDASQRERRSRTGAPESILLHDKGLSTDIGIDRSLTGLMREKMYRLRKWQSRLRVSDAAERNLAFALSELDRITAQLKLPKHVEEEAARLYREAVRKGLIRGRSIESVIAACVYAACRLLKVPRTLDEISDIARVEKKEIGRSYRFIARNLNLTPKKLFVKPTDYVNKFADELGLSEKVRRRAIEILEEAYRRGLTSGKSPAGLVAAALYIASLLEGEKRTQREVAEVARVTEVTVRNRYKELVEKLGIKVPVT
- the rpsJ gene encoding 30S ribosomal protein S10, producing MQKARIKLASTNVRSLEEVANQIRQIAERTGVRMSGPIPLPTKRIRIVTRKSPDGEGSATFDRWELRIHKRLIDIEADERAMRQIMRIRVPEDVTIEIELIS